A stretch of Synechococcus sp. MIT S9220 DNA encodes these proteins:
- a CDS encoding phycobilisome linker polypeptide — protein sequence MPFGPASLLGVERFSDESEAPLELLPGDDDAKKEQVIRKVYQQVLGNAYVMESERQIIAESQFKLGEISVRELVRRIAKSELYRTRFFDSCARYRYIELAFRHFLGRAPEDFQEMRTHAERLDSKGYEADIDSFLDSDDYQNAFGEWTVPYQRGWKTECCTTLQEFTWSFQLLRGNSSSSLKGDLAGNRSKLGGAAYQNLPLPVVPPSSTQATGWSFRPSTNLQDAPTRLGAGAGEEGMTYRVEVTGYSANNLRRISRYTRSNRVFYVPFDKLSEQFKRIHREGGKIASITPVT from the coding sequence ATGCCCTTCGGTCCTGCCTCGCTTTTGGGGGTCGAGCGCTTCTCGGACGAGAGTGAAGCACCCCTCGAACTGCTCCCTGGCGACGACGATGCCAAGAAGGAGCAGGTCATCCGCAAGGTGTATCAGCAGGTGCTTGGCAACGCTTACGTCATGGAAAGCGAGCGCCAAATCATTGCTGAATCGCAGTTCAAGCTCGGTGAAATCAGCGTGCGAGAACTGGTGCGACGCATCGCCAAGAGCGAGCTGTATCGCACACGCTTTTTCGACAGCTGCGCGCGTTATCGCTACATCGAGCTGGCCTTCCGCCACTTTCTCGGAAGGGCTCCTGAAGACTTCCAGGAAATGCGCACCCATGCTGAACGCCTAGACAGCAAGGGATATGAAGCCGATATCGACAGTTTTCTGGATTCAGACGATTACCAGAATGCATTCGGTGAGTGGACCGTTCCCTATCAACGCGGTTGGAAAACCGAATGTTGCACGACTCTCCAGGAATTCACCTGGAGCTTCCAGTTGTTGCGTGGAAACAGCAGCAGCAGCCTGAAGGGTGATCTGGCTGGCAACCGCAGCAAGCTTGGCGGTGCGGCCTATCAGAACCTGCCACTTCCGGTCGTTCCTCCGTCATCCACTCAGGCCACAGGCTGGAGTTTCCGCCCTTCAACCAATTTGCAGGATGCACCGACCCGACTGGGTGCAGGTGCTGGCGAGGAGGGCATGACGTACCGCGTGGAAGTCACGGGCTACAGCGCCAACAATCTGCGGCGCATCTCTCGCTATACCCGCAGCAACCGGGTCTTCTACGTTCCGTTCGACAAGCTTTCTGAGCAATTCAAAAGGATTCACCGAGAAGGCGGAAAGATCGCAAGCATCACTCCGGTGACCTGA
- a CDS encoding pentapeptide repeat-containing protein — protein MTSQFIDLRNWTAPETQTPENAQGSAVDARGSDWSQQDLGQRDLSGALLCRCNLRGSDLSQCKLEGADLRLAVYDSSTKFPENFDHQNSGAVGPGAKLNGAFLNNADLRGVDLRKAVLMGAYLSGTDLSGAILDGTAMAGADLRHANLRGAMCRGTRFGTSQLDMADFRGADLEAAALDCVESIRGADFSLCRGLGQQLETLLNRGALELDQWNPLTRSSTRTSLESLKAKNGSENQN, from the coding sequence CTGACGTCTCAATTCATCGACCTTCGCAACTGGACGGCCCCCGAGACGCAAACGCCTGAAAACGCACAAGGTTCAGCAGTGGATGCTCGTGGTTCCGACTGGAGCCAACAGGATTTAGGTCAACGTGATCTGAGCGGCGCCTTGCTCTGCCGTTGCAACCTGCGTGGCAGTGATTTAAGCCAATGCAAACTGGAAGGCGCAGATCTACGTCTGGCGGTATACGACTCGAGCACCAAGTTTCCTGAGAATTTCGATCATCAAAACAGCGGTGCTGTTGGTCCAGGAGCAAAGCTCAATGGTGCTTTTCTGAATAACGCAGATTTAAGAGGAGTTGACCTGCGCAAAGCGGTGTTAATGGGTGCCTATCTCAGCGGGACCGATCTCAGCGGGGCAATTCTCGATGGCACGGCGATGGCTGGGGCAGATCTTCGACACGCCAACTTGCGAGGTGCGATGTGCAGAGGCACACGCTTTGGAACCAGCCAGCTGGATATGGCCGATTTCCGAGGCGCAGACCTCGAAGCTGCAGCACTTGACTGCGTCGAATCGATTCGGGGAGCTGACTTCAGTCTGTGCCGAGGTCTTGGACAGCAGCTGGAGACATTGCTGAACCGTGGAGCGCTTGAACTGGATCAATGGAACCCGCTAACACGCAGCTCAACGCGGACAAGCCTGGAATCGCTGAAAGCGAAAAATGGTTCAGAAAACCAAAACTGA
- a CDS encoding phycobilisome rod-core linker polypeptide: MVAIKPTRDFTNLNRVSYAAGNSTKTRRNTATNLYRQECEKGNLIPRQGLAASTPEEYKANLCSSMGIGIGPRVHSECPFSSVNEVYAANGSDALETAIAASYKQVFGNLGPMGNQRCTELESQLSTGEISVRDFVAGLAKSDLYKEKYFYRVSPIRGIELNYKHLLGRPPINQAEVSAAITLIAEGGFDALIYKITHSGEYLEVFGTDTVPYPRAWTSAAGAYCSTFTNLARVTPANAASDTTIEGRSQLVVEFSNARRISQSGSGYDVSGFVYSKAVKDPYSGAFQRMYQSKNAKTWA; the protein is encoded by the coding sequence ATGGTCGCCATCAAGCCGACACGTGATTTCACGAACCTGAACCGCGTCTCCTACGCCGCAGGGAACTCCACCAAAACACGACGCAACACGGCGACCAATCTCTACCGCCAGGAATGCGAAAAAGGCAACTTGATTCCGCGCCAGGGCCTCGCTGCTTCAACACCTGAGGAATACAAAGCAAACCTGTGTTCCTCCATGGGCATTGGCATCGGACCAAGGGTTCACAGCGAATGTCCTTTCAGCAGTGTCAACGAGGTTTACGCAGCCAACGGAAGCGATGCCCTAGAGACAGCGATCGCCGCAAGCTACAAGCAGGTTTTCGGCAACCTGGGCCCCATGGGTAACCAGCGCTGCACTGAGCTGGAGTCGCAACTCAGCACCGGCGAAATCAGCGTGAGGGATTTCGTGGCAGGACTTGCCAAGTCAGACCTCTACAAAGAAAAGTATTTCTATCGTGTTTCGCCGATTCGCGGCATCGAATTGAACTACAAGCATTTGCTTGGAAGACCCCCCATTAATCAAGCTGAAGTGAGTGCAGCGATCACGCTCATCGCCGAAGGTGGATTTGATGCATTGATCTACAAAATCACCCACTCTGGGGAGTATCTGGAGGTGTTTGGAACAGACACTGTTCCGTATCCACGCGCCTGGACTTCGGCAGCTGGTGCTTATTGCTCCACATTCACCAATCTTGCCAGAGTCACTCCAGCCAACGCTGCTTCAGATACAACAATCGAAGGGCGCAGCCAACTGGTGGTGGAATTCAGCAACGCTCGCCGAATTTCTCAATCAGGTTCTGGATACGACGTCAGTGGATTCGTTTACTCCAAAGCCGTCAAAGACCCTTACAGCGGTGCATTCCAACGCATGTATCAGTCTAAGAATGCTAAAACCTGGGCATAA
- a CDS encoding phycobilisome rod-core linker polypeptide: MALQLLDYPLTSQNNRVGDQGGLKSELNRATYPSREDRGFQIEQAYRQIFFHAMECDRDVNLESQFRDGSITTRDFIRGLLLSRRFQEGYVACSTNYRLVDQVVGRVLGREVHGQSERISWSILIAEKGFSSFVDAVLDSSEYLDSFGYDDVPSQRSRVIPGASTGVMPIYQQYPRYGSDWRDQQWDQKLQARLEIETLVPAYIKTPEWAKKAWLGLAAIGAFEIIRVLLIVAGEMYGTR; encoded by the coding sequence ATGGCGCTTCAGCTGCTCGACTACCCGCTGACCAGCCAGAACAACCGTGTTGGCGACCAGGGCGGCCTGAAGTCTGAGCTGAATCGCGCGACATATCCAAGCCGTGAAGACCGGGGCTTCCAGATCGAGCAGGCCTATCGGCAGATCTTCTTTCACGCCATGGAATGCGATCGTGACGTGAACCTTGAATCCCAGTTTCGTGATGGAAGCATCACAACCAGGGACTTCATCCGCGGCTTACTGCTGTCAAGACGCTTCCAAGAAGGCTATGTGGCCTGCAGCACAAATTACAGGCTTGTCGATCAGGTGGTTGGCCGCGTTCTCGGCAGAGAAGTGCATGGCCAAAGCGAGCGAATCAGCTGGTCAATCCTGATTGCAGAGAAAGGCTTCAGCAGCTTTGTTGATGCTGTGCTCGACAGCAGCGAATATCTGGATTCATTTGGCTATGACGATGTTCCAAGTCAGCGCTCACGCGTGATTCCAGGTGCCTCAACCGGAGTAATGCCGATCTACCAGCAATATCCTCGCTACGGAAGCGACTGGAGAGATCAACAATGGGACCAGAAACTACAAGCCAGGCTTGAAATTGAGACGCTTGTCCCTGCCTATATCAAAACCCCTGAGTGGGCTAAAAAGGCCTGGCTTGGCCTGGCTGCGATTGGAGCCTTTGAAATCATCAGAGTTCTCCTTATTGTTGCCGGAGAAATGTATGGCACTCGCTAA
- a CDS encoding phycobilisome polypeptide produces MSSASAERIKQLARNSKVCGLSGDPSLPENLRDLIHEADQSKRLLSDEEIQECCDWSGLEAAPLTALQWQVSDLVDQARADLLREQPQLVQPGGKLFPQDRADACWRDCFHFLRVSIYGTALRKSDVTDSEGMQCLAELYALLDVPVSGLLLALDRLRLHSVASYSRLGAGANAEALGDALSHLGNMIRKEMKRHDGSQRESSEADIK; encoded by the coding sequence GTGAGCTCCGCTTCAGCAGAACGCATCAAACAACTTGCACGCAATTCGAAGGTGTGTGGGCTTAGTGGAGATCCCAGCCTTCCGGAGAACCTGCGTGATCTGATCCATGAGGCCGATCAGAGCAAACGCTTACTCAGCGATGAAGAGATTCAAGAGTGTTGTGACTGGTCAGGTCTTGAAGCCGCTCCACTGACTGCACTTCAATGGCAAGTTTCAGATCTTGTTGACCAGGCGCGTGCCGATCTTCTGAGAGAGCAGCCGCAGCTGGTGCAACCAGGCGGCAAGTTGTTCCCGCAGGATCGGGCCGACGCCTGCTGGCGCGACTGCTTTCATTTTCTGCGCGTCAGCATTTACGGCACCGCATTACGTAAAAGCGACGTTACGGATAGCGAGGGCATGCAATGCCTGGCAGAGCTTTATGCACTACTCGACGTGCCAGTGTCTGGCTTACTGCTAGCTCTGGATCGACTGCGCCTGCATTCAGTGGCCAGTTACAGCAGATTGGGAGCAGGAGCCAATGCCGAAGCACTGGGTGATGCGTTATCTCACCTCGGCAACATGATTCGCAAGGAGATGAAGAGACACGACGGGTCTCAGCGGGAAAGCAGTGAAGCAGACATAAAATAA
- a CDS encoding ComF family protein — MLTSIKSCLKQLLIEPSCAICKRQTSSEADQSGLCQTCQQRLGLAESGQRGMSPLPWRAASWYRGAMRQLILSLRRNPKIGSLQAICTSLQCDLPQGSLLIPIPGWKAKSRSNPLPELICRCLERPTLQLLQRCRPTVGQHRLNRRQRVSNQCGSFRLNQVSTQWTSHAWTNLRSQQQVWLVDDIVTTGATVLAAKQALQASGVNIQGVLCLARTPWELHPVI; from the coding sequence TTGCTGACCAGCATCAAGAGCTGTCTGAAGCAGCTACTGATCGAACCCAGTTGCGCGATCTGCAAGCGACAGACCAGCTCAGAAGCTGATCAATCAGGCCTCTGCCAGACCTGCCAACAACGTCTGGGGCTTGCAGAATCAGGGCAGAGGGGCATGAGCCCCCTGCCCTGGCGCGCGGCCTCTTGGTACAGAGGCGCCATGCGTCAGTTGATTCTGTCGTTGCGCAGGAATCCGAAGATTGGCTCTCTGCAAGCGATTTGCACGAGTCTTCAGTGCGATCTGCCACAAGGCAGTCTGCTGATACCGATCCCTGGCTGGAAGGCGAAGAGCCGGTCGAATCCGCTTCCGGAACTGATCTGCCGCTGCCTGGAACGACCAACACTTCAGCTGCTGCAGCGTTGCCGCCCCACGGTGGGTCAGCACCGGCTGAACCGTCGACAGAGAGTGAGCAACCAGTGCGGCAGCTTCAGGCTGAACCAGGTTTCCACTCAGTGGACAAGCCATGCCTGGACGAACCTGCGCAGTCAGCAGCAGGTCTGGCTGGTCGATGACATCGTGACAACAGGTGCAACCGTTCTGGCCGCGAAGCAGGCCCTTCAGGCTTCAGGAGTCAACATCCAAGGGGTGCTTTGCCTGGCCAGAACCCCCTGGGAGCTCCACCCCGTGATTTAA
- a CDS encoding DUF2470 domain-containing protein, with translation MAAEPLTPAISERICRHMNDDHSDAVLRYAHHYGGLTSATAASMTGVTAEAMTLEVNGETLSIPFDHMLTDSEDAHRTLVAMLRAMPAGADQGES, from the coding sequence ATGGCCGCCGAACCGCTCACTCCAGCCATCAGCGAACGCATCTGTCGTCATATGAATGACGACCACAGTGATGCTGTGCTCCGCTACGCCCACCACTACGGAGGCCTGACATCCGCAACGGCAGCCTCGATGACAGGAGTGACCGCAGAAGCCATGACCCTTGAGGTGAATGGCGAGACCCTCAGCATTCCCTTCGACCACATGCTCACCGACAGCGAGGACGCACACCGCACTCTCGTGGCCATGTTGAGAGCCATGCCTGCCGGTGCTGACCAAGGGGAATCCTGA
- a CDS encoding FGGY-family carbohydrate kinase, whose product MMHDSLVLGIDLGTSGVRVAVLNQQRDLLHTDSSGYERGLADPDDWLKSCIQLIKAIPHELRSQLRAVAVDGTSGTLVACDPHGTPLGQALPYNVACPEQLDQVRGLVQAGQPAASASGSLARALRLLEQHSQPLILRHQADWISGWLLEDWRFGEEGNNLRLGWSLSDQRWPGAFERQAWREALPQIRPSGSKLGFINAARARQLGLSEDMLVIAGTTDANAAVLTADAADDEGITVLGSTLVLKRFTSIPLRAGAGTSTHRVGGRWLAGGASNSGGAVLRDCFPGIDLEELSRQIDPDQDSGLKLLPLIGQGERFPVDDPDLEPILTPRPVSDALYLHGLLEGLSRIECQGWTKLTELGAPAPQRLVTLGGGARNPQWRRLRQRLIGVPIRSCDSPPAAGVARLALSALQQQHDQISHSGRESTELP is encoded by the coding sequence TTGATGCACGATTCACTGGTGCTCGGAATTGATCTGGGCACCAGTGGAGTGCGGGTTGCGGTTCTCAATCAACAGCGCGATCTGCTCCACACGGATTCCAGCGGCTACGAGCGAGGCCTGGCTGATCCAGATGACTGGCTGAAAAGCTGCATCCAGCTGATCAAGGCCATCCCACACGAGCTGCGCAGCCAGCTCAGGGCTGTGGCTGTCGATGGAACCTCAGGGACATTGGTGGCCTGCGATCCACATGGCACCCCCCTAGGACAGGCTTTGCCTTACAACGTTGCCTGTCCGGAACAGCTGGATCAGGTGCGTGGGCTGGTGCAAGCAGGCCAGCCGGCGGCAAGCGCCAGTGGCAGCTTGGCCCGCGCACTGAGGCTGCTGGAACAGCACTCGCAGCCGCTGATTCTTCGTCACCAGGCTGATTGGATCAGCGGCTGGCTGCTTGAAGACTGGAGGTTTGGAGAAGAAGGCAACAACCTTCGCCTGGGCTGGTCGCTCAGCGATCAACGATGGCCTGGTGCCTTTGAGCGGCAAGCCTGGCGTGAGGCACTGCCGCAGATCCGACCCAGCGGCTCAAAGCTCGGATTCATAAACGCTGCCCGAGCCAGACAGCTGGGGCTATCGGAGGACATGCTCGTGATTGCAGGCACAACCGATGCCAATGCGGCAGTCCTCACCGCCGATGCCGCCGACGATGAAGGCATCACCGTGCTTGGGAGCACGCTTGTGCTCAAACGCTTCACCAGCATCCCTTTACGAGCTGGTGCAGGGACATCCACCCACCGAGTGGGCGGTCGCTGGCTGGCCGGGGGAGCCTCCAACAGCGGCGGTGCAGTGCTGCGGGATTGCTTTCCAGGGATCGACCTCGAGGAACTGAGCCGACAGATCGACCCTGATCAAGACAGTGGACTGAAGCTGCTGCCCCTGATCGGTCAAGGAGAGCGCTTTCCCGTGGATGATCCCGATCTTGAGCCAATCCTCACTCCTCGACCAGTGAGTGATGCGCTCTATCTGCATGGTCTTTTGGAAGGTCTGAGCCGGATTGAATGCCAGGGCTGGACCAAGCTCACTGAACTCGGCGCACCCGCGCCACAACGACTCGTGACCCTGGGGGGGGGCGCCAGAAACCCCCAGTGGCGGCGCCTGAGGCAACGGCTGATCGGTGTTCCGATCCGCAGTTGTGACAGCCCTCCTGCTGCGGGGGTGGCGCGACTCGCACTCAGCGCTCTGCAACAGCAGCATGACCAAATCAGCCATTCCGGGAGAGAATCGACTGAGCTTCCATGA
- the metK gene encoding methionine adenosyltransferase → MSRYVFTSESVTEGHPDKICDQVSDAVLDALLAQDPTSRVACETVVNTGLCMITGEVTSKAQVDFIHLVRNVIKEIGYSGARAGGFDANSCAVLVALDQQSPDIAQGVNEADDHAGDPLDLVGAGDQGIMFGYACNETPELMPLPISLAHRLARRLAEVRHNGTLDYLLPDGKTQVSVVYENDKPVAIDTILISTQHTAEVGGMSDEQGIRERITEDLWTHVVEPATADLALKPSREATKYLVNPTGKFVVGGPQGDAGLTGRKIIVDTYGGYARHGGGAFSGKDPTKVDRSAAYAARYVAKCLVAAGLAERAEVQLSYAIGVAKPVSILVESFGTSQLANDALTGLVQEHFDLRPGAIIESFGLRNLPQQRGGRFYQDTAAYGHFGRNDLKAPWENVDAKAAELRNA, encoded by the coding sequence ATGAGTCGATACGTTTTTACCTCTGAATCCGTGACGGAGGGGCATCCCGACAAGATCTGCGATCAGGTCAGTGATGCCGTACTCGACGCCCTTCTGGCGCAGGATCCAACCAGCCGTGTGGCCTGCGAAACAGTTGTGAACACTGGCCTTTGCATGATCACAGGCGAAGTGACATCCAAAGCGCAAGTGGACTTCATCCACCTTGTTCGCAATGTGATCAAGGAAATCGGATACAGCGGGGCTCGCGCCGGTGGCTTTGATGCCAACAGCTGTGCTGTCTTGGTCGCCCTTGACCAGCAGTCGCCCGACATCGCTCAGGGTGTGAATGAAGCCGACGACCACGCTGGCGATCCGCTGGATTTGGTTGGCGCCGGCGATCAGGGGATCATGTTCGGCTATGCATGCAACGAGACACCCGAGCTGATGCCCCTGCCCATCAGCCTGGCCCACCGGCTGGCAAGAAGGCTGGCGGAAGTACGTCACAACGGCACCCTCGATTACCTCTTGCCTGACGGCAAAACGCAGGTGAGTGTGGTTTATGAGAATGACAAGCCGGTTGCGATCGACACGATCCTGATCTCAACCCAGCACACGGCTGAGGTGGGAGGCATGAGTGATGAACAGGGCATCCGTGAGCGGATCACGGAGGACCTCTGGACCCACGTCGTGGAGCCGGCAACAGCCGATCTAGCCCTGAAACCCAGTCGCGAAGCGACCAAATATCTCGTCAACCCGACCGGAAAGTTTGTTGTCGGCGGTCCCCAGGGTGATGCCGGGCTCACCGGTCGCAAGATCATCGTGGATACGTACGGGGGGTATGCCCGTCATGGCGGCGGCGCCTTCTCAGGCAAGGACCCCACCAAAGTGGACCGCTCAGCAGCCTATGCAGCTCGTTACGTGGCGAAATGCCTTGTAGCAGCTGGTCTGGCCGAAAGGGCCGAGGTCCAGCTGAGCTATGCCATCGGCGTTGCCAAGCCGGTGTCGATTTTGGTGGAATCCTTCGGAACAAGCCAGTTGGCCAACGATGCGCTGACAGGCCTGGTTCAGGAGCACTTTGACCTGCGCCCCGGAGCCATCATCGAAAGTTTCGGACTGCGCAACCTGCCTCAGCAACGTGGTGGACGCTTCTACCAGGACACGGCGGCCTACGGACACTTCGGCCGCAATGACCTGAAGGCTCCCTGGGAGAACGTTGACGCCAAGGCGGCAGAACTACGCAACGCCTGA
- a CDS encoding HAD family hydrolase: protein MAHLKLKDRELGSVQGVLFDKDGTLSHSEPRLIELADARLDEAGRRFRSRGASAGELQELNDLLARTYGRCSAGVIPDGTLAVASRHHNLLSTATVFCQMNLSWPQSLVLAQEVFDHVDHHRQALHPGGYPIGLLPDAARLLRELAAAGITCAVISNDTTEGIENFLHQHQLNDCISGLWSADHHPAKPDPGAVQGLCSQLDLRVENCALIGDADTDLLMARQAGIGLTIGYVAGWHREPTLTAHEHLISHWSELTATTDAMSKD from the coding sequence ATGGCTCATCTCAAACTCAAGGACCGCGAGCTCGGTTCAGTGCAGGGGGTGCTGTTCGATAAGGACGGCACCCTTTCCCATAGCGAGCCGCGTTTAATCGAACTGGCAGACGCCAGGCTTGATGAAGCAGGGCGCCGTTTTAGATCGAGAGGTGCCTCAGCTGGCGAGCTTCAGGAGCTGAACGATCTGCTAGCGCGAACCTACGGACGCTGTAGTGCCGGGGTCATCCCTGACGGCACGCTGGCCGTCGCGTCGCGACATCACAACCTGCTGAGCACTGCAACGGTGTTCTGTCAGATGAATCTGAGCTGGCCTCAATCACTGGTCCTGGCTCAGGAGGTGTTTGATCATGTGGATCACCACAGACAGGCGCTGCATCCAGGTGGGTACCCGATTGGCTTGTTGCCTGATGCAGCAAGGCTTCTCAGAGAGCTGGCCGCTGCTGGAATCACTTGTGCCGTGATCAGTAATGACACCACAGAGGGCATTGAGAACTTTCTGCACCAGCACCAACTGAATGACTGCATCAGTGGGCTCTGGAGTGCCGATCACCACCCAGCCAAACCAGACCCTGGAGCTGTTCAGGGACTGTGCTCACAGCTGGACCTCCGAGTGGAGAACTGCGCCCTGATCGGAGATGCCGACACCGATCTGTTGATGGCACGACAGGCAGGGATCGGACTGACCATCGGCTATGTGGCCGGATGGCATCGCGAGCCAACGCTCACCGCCCATGAACATCTGATCAGTCACTGGAGCGAACTGACCGCAACAACAGACGCAATGTCAAAGGATTAA
- a CDS encoding 30S ribosomal protein S1 translates to MTVTPTDPSQESAVDTAEAVTSETEAVAEGSADQADFGTDEDLGIPEDIPTADDPSSRATSRDIDSAGFTLDEFAALLSKYDYNFKPGDIVNGTVFALESKGAMIDIGAKTAAFMPLQEVSINRVEGLSDVLQPGEIREFFIMSEENEDGQLSLSIRRIEYQRAWERVRQLQKEDATIYSEVFATNRGGALVRVEGLRGFIPGSHISTRKPKEELVADFLPLKFLEVDEERNRLVLSHRRALVERKMNRLEVGEVVVGTVRGIKPYGAFIDIGGVSGLLHISEISHEHIETPHSVLNVNDQMKVMIIDLDAERGRISLSTKALEPEPGDMLTDPQKVFDKAEEMAARYKQMLLEQAEEGEEPLGSMMI, encoded by the coding sequence ATGACTGTCACTCCCACAGATCCTTCCCAGGAATCTGCAGTGGACACCGCAGAAGCGGTCACATCCGAAACCGAAGCCGTAGCTGAAGGGTCAGCTGATCAAGCCGACTTCGGTACCGATGAAGACCTCGGCATTCCCGAAGACATCCCCACGGCTGATGATCCCAGCAGCCGGGCGACGAGCCGGGACATCGACAGTGCTGGATTCACCCTTGATGAATTCGCGGCATTACTCAGTAAGTACGACTACAACTTCAAGCCCGGAGACATTGTCAACGGCACGGTTTTCGCCCTGGAATCCAAGGGCGCAATGATCGATATCGGAGCCAAAACCGCTGCATTCATGCCTCTTCAGGAGGTGTCGATCAATCGCGTTGAAGGACTCAGCGATGTGCTGCAACCCGGAGAAATCCGGGAGTTCTTCATCATGAGCGAGGAGAACGAAGACGGACAGCTCTCCCTCTCCATTCGCCGGATCGAATACCAGCGAGCCTGGGAACGTGTCCGCCAGCTGCAGAAGGAAGACGCCACCATCTACTCCGAGGTGTTTGCCACCAACAGAGGTGGAGCCCTGGTGAGGGTGGAAGGACTGCGTGGCTTCATCCCCGGATCCCATATCAGCACCCGTAAACCCAAGGAAGAACTTGTTGCCGACTTCCTCCCCCTCAAGTTCCTTGAGGTCGATGAAGAGCGCAATCGTCTGGTGCTGAGTCACAGGCGCGCTTTGGTCGAACGCAAGATGAACCGCCTCGAAGTGGGTGAGGTGGTCGTGGGTACCGTTCGCGGCATCAAGCCTTACGGCGCTTTTATCGACATCGGCGGTGTCAGCGGTCTGCTGCACATCTCTGAAATCAGTCACGAGCACATCGAAACGCCACACTCGGTGCTGAACGTGAATGATCAGATGAAAGTGATGATCATCGATCTCGACGCCGAACGAGGCCGCATTTCACTCTCCACCAAAGCGCTTGAACCGGAGCCTGGTGACATGCTCACGGATCCGCAGAAGGTCTTTGACAAGGCTGAAGAAATGGCTGCTCGCTACAAGCAGATGTTGCTTGAGCAAGCCGAGGAAGGCGAAGAGCCCCTGGGTTCAATGATGATTTGA
- the nrdR gene encoding transcriptional regulator NrdR, whose translation MQCPSCQNTDSRVLESRAADGGRSVRRRRECLNCEFRFTTYERVETVPITVIKRNGNRETFSRSKLLHGLSRACEKTGIPPERLETMVEELELSLQQRSGREVCSSDIGELVLDKLKSLSEVAYIRFASVYRQFSGVSDFVATLEGINATKAELTAAI comes from the coding sequence GTGCAGTGCCCCTCCTGCCAGAACACCGATAGCCGGGTGCTCGAATCAAGAGCCGCCGACGGAGGTAGAAGCGTGCGTCGGCGCAGGGAGTGCCTCAATTGCGAATTTCGTTTCACAACATACGAACGGGTTGAAACCGTTCCAATCACAGTGATTAAGCGAAATGGCAATCGTGAAACTTTCAGTCGGAGCAAATTGCTTCATGGCTTAAGTCGAGCTTGCGAGAAAACTGGGATTCCTCCAGAACGCCTTGAAACCATGGTTGAAGAGCTGGAACTCAGCCTTCAACAACGCAGCGGCCGTGAAGTCTGCAGCAGCGACATCGGTGAACTTGTGCTCGACAAGTTGAAAAGTCTCAGCGAAGTCGCCTATATCCGCTTTGCATCCGTTTATCGCCAGTTCAGCGGTGTGAGTGATTTTGTCGCCACCCTGGAAGGTATCAATGCAACCAAGGCGGAGCTGACAGCCGCGATCTGA
- a CDS encoding photosystem II reaction center protein T encodes MESFAYILILTLAIATLFFAIAFRDPPKIGK; translated from the coding sequence ATGGAAAGCTTCGCTTACATCCTCATCCTCACTCTCGCGATTGCAACTCTGTTCTTCGCGATCGCATTCCGCGATCCCCCGAAGATCGGCAAGTGA